One genomic region from Haloarcula taiwanensis encodes:
- a CDS encoding thioredoxin family protein, which yields MSDVSITVYTREDCHLCEKAIETIEQVADDEEVAIALDLVDVDEDPELQAEYGERVPYVFVDESPAFKYHVDERQLREKLQQSA from the coding sequence ATGAGCGACGTGTCGATCACCGTCTACACGCGCGAGGACTGCCATCTCTGTGAGAAGGCCATCGAGACAATCGAGCAAGTCGCCGACGACGAGGAAGTCGCTATCGCGCTAGACCTCGTCGACGTTGACGAAGATCCCGAGCTTCAGGCGGAGTACGGCGAGCGCGTTCCCTACGTCTTCGTGGACGAGTCGCCGGCGTTCAAGTACCACGTCGACGAGCGACAGTTACGCGAGAAGCTGCAGCAGTCGGCGTAG
- a CDS encoding phosphate transport system regulatory protein PhoU yields MSRESYQQQLDELRDGVVGMGDLVVERLESALTALRTVDREMAQSVIDGDNEINELYLALEADCIDLFALQQPVATDLRFIAASFKIITDLERVGDLATNLAAYAQSADRRLAPEVDVDTIGREATDMVERSIDAYRLEAVEDCRAIAADDDALDALCQRASETVARDLIEREADGDDGWAVEQLLDDVSRLLLTVRDLERVGDHAVNIAARTLYMVETDSELIY; encoded by the coding sequence ATGTCGCGCGAGTCGTACCAGCAACAACTGGACGAACTCCGGGACGGCGTGGTCGGGATGGGCGATCTGGTCGTCGAGCGACTCGAATCGGCGCTCACTGCGCTCCGGACCGTCGACCGGGAGATGGCGCAGTCTGTCATCGACGGTGACAACGAAATAAACGAGCTGTATCTGGCCCTTGAAGCCGACTGTATCGACCTCTTTGCTCTCCAGCAGCCGGTCGCGACCGACCTCCGCTTTATCGCCGCCTCGTTCAAGATAATCACCGATCTTGAACGCGTGGGAGACCTCGCCACGAACCTCGCGGCCTACGCACAGTCGGCCGACCGTCGACTTGCCCCCGAGGTCGACGTCGACACTATCGGCCGCGAGGCCACCGACATGGTCGAGCGTAGTATCGACGCCTATCGACTGGAAGCCGTCGAGGACTGTCGCGCTATCGCGGCTGATGACGACGCGCTCGATGCGCTCTGCCAGCGGGCCAGCGAGACCGTCGCCCGGGACCTCATCGAACGGGAGGCCGACGGCGACGACGGCTGGGCGGTCGAGCAACTCCTCGACGACGTGTCCCGGCTCCTGTTGACGGTTCGGGACCTCGAACGCGTCGGCGACCACGCGGTCAACATCGCGGCACGCACGCTGTACATGGTCGAAACCGACTCAGAACTCATTTACTAG
- a CDS encoding phosphate ABC transporter, permease protein PstA: protein MSDAYATTDQLVSADSNIYDRGLDAAIALSVVGFTLGLVTLVNLVPPGTSGSALTTALGTLLAVVVGAVGITGLASFLNVVPVTSQRVRGIGLGLVISTVALTALAATLPVTMATLLGTVLLVEALAITAAGVSSRLELVDTEPNMSAGLLSGGALGALGLAMGAVVGGSLAGFGSLLWLVTAAVAGVGLFLLAILPREDLGSTLPTAIVVGALGLTIVTGTIGVGWQWSPQTLSGGFTGGAVIPVFLLVGTLLSAWSAAKCRAGFGARGREYGAFLVINLNAFLMVAVMATIVVFVTIKGIGYAVHGLSIGALTALVLLSPALLATIQFARSPAGTTDWNTGARQLFRILPLAAVGSLAAVFASVLVTGTPLRYAYTYTVQVNRQGRALDTALAVTPSTTVGTLLLVLPALLLAVTFFRSFGSLRNVGTQSDRAGSIRQAVPTAVLAMVVLIGFFLAFGPTPFGLPLNETVAFAAVVAGSVAAGGLAVSPLVGVLASDGPTLAESAQREAPLFTLGVFGGLGLLLATLLLQPVAGINPRVGPVNLVPAVALGAAVASLALATLTTAAKRSSEETITRRLLTEETRLGLVGAAGFTALVGLHVAATGTSFNVLGVSIANEGSLSWPMVMQAYIPLGAEPGGIVPAIIGTVWLVIGATLFAVPLGVGAAVFLTEYAEQGRFTSVVEIATNALWSTPSIVFGLFGAAFLIPRLGGDESLLAGMLVLGFMLLPLVLITSRESIKSVPDEYRDASAALGVTQWETIKSVVLPAAMPGVITGVILGVGRIAGETAPLILVLGSTLNATAAVDVIDGFRFVSGPPFIVNDALLSASASLPTQVWAVIAAGVSGSPQMGWATAFILLIVVLTFYAVGITARTYFRRKLNYE, encoded by the coding sequence ATGAGTGACGCTTACGCGACAACGGATCAGCTCGTCAGTGCGGATTCGAACATTTACGACCGCGGACTCGATGCGGCGATAGCGCTCAGCGTCGTCGGCTTCACGCTCGGGCTCGTCACGCTCGTGAACCTCGTCCCGCCCGGGACCAGCGGCAGTGCCCTCACCACGGCCCTCGGAACGCTGCTGGCCGTCGTCGTCGGAGCCGTCGGCATCACTGGCCTTGCCTCTTTCCTCAACGTCGTCCCGGTCACTTCACAGCGAGTCCGCGGCATCGGGCTGGGCCTCGTTATCTCGACGGTGGCGCTGACTGCTCTTGCCGCGACCCTTCCGGTGACGATGGCGACACTGCTGGGCACCGTGTTGCTAGTCGAGGCACTGGCGATCACTGCCGCCGGTGTCTCCTCCCGGCTCGAACTCGTGGACACGGAACCGAACATGAGTGCCGGCCTGCTCTCTGGCGGCGCGCTCGGCGCGCTCGGCCTCGCAATGGGGGCCGTCGTCGGGGGTTCCCTTGCCGGATTCGGCTCGCTCCTGTGGCTTGTCACCGCCGCCGTCGCCGGCGTCGGCCTGTTCCTGCTGGCGATCCTCCCTCGTGAGGACCTTGGTTCGACGCTCCCGACGGCTATCGTCGTCGGCGCACTCGGGCTGACAATCGTGACCGGAACCATCGGCGTGGGCTGGCAGTGGAGCCCGCAGACGCTCTCCGGTGGCTTCACCGGCGGCGCGGTCATCCCCGTGTTCCTCCTGGTCGGGACGCTGCTGTCGGCTTGGTCGGCCGCGAAGTGCCGCGCCGGGTTCGGTGCCCGGGGACGCGAGTACGGGGCCTTCCTCGTCATCAACCTCAACGCCTTCCTGATGGTGGCTGTGATGGCGACAATCGTCGTGTTCGTGACCATCAAGGGCATCGGCTACGCCGTCCACGGACTGTCGATCGGTGCGCTGACGGCACTGGTCCTCCTGTCGCCAGCTCTTCTGGCTACAATCCAGTTCGCTCGTTCGCCTGCGGGCACGACTGACTGGAACACTGGCGCGCGACAGCTATTCCGGATCCTCCCACTGGCGGCGGTTGGTTCGCTCGCTGCGGTGTTTGCGAGCGTGCTCGTCACCGGCACCCCGCTGCGGTACGCCTACACCTACACTGTCCAGGTCAACCGACAGGGACGTGCGCTCGATACAGCGCTCGCAGTGACGCCCAGCACGACGGTCGGGACGCTGCTGCTTGTCCTCCCGGCACTATTGCTCGCGGTCACGTTCTTCCGGTCGTTCGGCTCGCTCCGCAACGTCGGGACCCAGTCTGACCGAGCCGGCTCGATCCGACAGGCCGTCCCGACGGCAGTTCTCGCGATGGTCGTCCTCATCGGCTTTTTCCTCGCCTTCGGCCCGACTCCGTTCGGCCTCCCACTCAACGAGACGGTTGCATTCGCCGCTGTCGTCGCCGGATCGGTCGCCGCGGGCGGTCTCGCAGTCTCCCCACTCGTCGGCGTGCTCGCAAGCGACGGGCCGACGCTGGCGGAGAGCGCACAGCGGGAGGCCCCGCTGTTCACGCTGGGGGTGTTCGGCGGACTCGGGCTGTTGCTGGCGACGCTGCTGCTCCAGCCAGTTGCCGGCATCAATCCGCGAGTTGGTCCGGTAAATCTCGTGCCTGCGGTCGCGCTCGGGGCCGCTGTGGCCTCGCTCGCGCTGGCGACGCTCACCACGGCTGCAAAGCGGTCCAGCGAAGAGACGATTACCCGCCGCCTGCTGACTGAGGAGACGCGACTCGGCCTCGTCGGTGCGGCCGGCTTCACCGCGCTAGTGGGCCTGCACGTAGCCGCTACCGGTACATCGTTCAACGTTCTCGGCGTCTCCATTGCCAACGAGGGGAGCCTCTCGTGGCCGATGGTGATGCAGGCCTACATTCCGCTGGGAGCCGAGCCCGGCGGTATCGTGCCTGCGATCATCGGCACGGTGTGGCTGGTGATCGGCGCAACGCTGTTCGCCGTCCCGCTGGGTGTTGGTGCGGCAGTGTTCCTCACCGAGTACGCCGAGCAGGGCCGATTCACTTCGGTGGTCGAAATCGCGACAAACGCGCTGTGGTCCACGCCGAGCATCGTCTTCGGTCTGTTCGGAGCAGCATTCCTGATTCCCCGGCTTGGCGGCGACGAGTCGCTGCTTGCCGGGATGCTGGTGCTTGGCTTCATGCTCCTGCCGCTGGTGCTCATCACCTCGCGGGAGTCAATCAAGTCGGTCCCCGACGAGTACCGCGACGCCAGCGCGGCACTGGGTGTGACCCAGTGGGAGACCATCAAAAGCGTCGTCCTTCCGGCGGCGATGCCGGGCGTCATCACCGGCGTCATCCTCGGCGTCGGCCGCATCGCTGGCGAGACTGCCCCGCTCATCCTTGTCCTCGGCTCGACGCTGAACGCGACGGCCGCCGTCGACGTCATCGACGGCTTCCGCTTCGTCTCGGGGCCACCGTTCATCGTCAATGACGCCTTGCTTTCGGCCTCGGCGTCGCTGCCGACGCAGGTGTGGGCCGTCATCGCGGCCGGGGTGTCGGGGTCGCCACAGATGGGATGGGCAACAGCGTTTATTCTGCTGATCGTCGTGCTGACGTTCTACGCAGTCGGTATCACGGCGCGGACATACTTCCGGAGGAAACTCAACTATGAGTGA
- a CDS encoding thiamine-phosphate diphosphorylase has product MVDWDVYLVTQASLSAGRTTDEIVADAIDGGVGVVQLREKDRTARERYELGRELRDLTREADVAFVVNDRVDIAQALDADGVHLGDDDLPVPVARDLLGEDALIGRSVSTVEDAREAAAAGADYLGVGAVFATGSKDDIDDDEYAIGTERVAAIAEAVDIPFVAIGGITADNAVEVVRAGADGVAVITAITQADDPTAATDALHSAVEQGR; this is encoded by the coding sequence ATGGTCGACTGGGACGTGTATCTCGTCACGCAGGCGTCGCTCTCGGCGGGCCGGACAACCGACGAAATCGTCGCAGACGCGATTGACGGTGGCGTCGGCGTCGTCCAACTCCGCGAGAAGGACCGGACCGCGCGCGAACGCTACGAACTCGGTCGGGAACTGCGGGACCTGACCCGCGAGGCCGACGTCGCGTTCGTCGTCAACGACCGCGTAGACATCGCACAGGCACTCGACGCTGACGGGGTCCACCTCGGCGACGACGACCTTCCTGTTCCGGTCGCGCGGGACTTGCTGGGCGAGGACGCACTCATCGGGCGCTCGGTCTCGACTGTCGAAGACGCCCGGGAAGCGGCGGCGGCCGGCGCGGACTATCTTGGCGTTGGTGCAGTGTTTGCTACCGGCTCGAAAGACGACATCGATGACGACGAGTACGCCATCGGCACCGAGCGAGTCGCTGCTATCGCAGAAGCAGTAGACATCCCGTTTGTCGCTATCGGCGGCATCACGGCCGATAACGCCGTTGAGGTCGTCAGAGCGGGTGCGGACGGGGTCGCTGTCATCACAGCAATCACGCAGGCCGACGACCCGACAGCGGCGACGGACGCGTTACACAGTGCCGTCGAGCAGGGGCGATAG
- a CDS encoding MBL fold metallo-hydrolase, with the protein MDVQFLGGAGEIGRSAILIDESLLLDFGMLTDSPPQFPVRTPSPDAVVVSHGHLDHVGTIPALVSGDARPPIHWTPPTYELAMTLARDTLKLHGGTVNCPFTETNVRRVTQVSETHGYRETFEAAGYEVTFYNAGHIPGSAHVLVDDGDTRLLYTGDFHTDDQRLVSGTTARPDADTVICESTYSDVDHELRETVEGRFVESVETTLWEGGTVVVPAFAIGRTQEMLLVCEAHDIPCYVDGMGKEVTEMLAQYPEFLRDADAFRRAKSHARFVTGKDGQRKRITDQKAAIVTTSGMLSGGPAMTYIPEVRGNPMNKVTMTGYQVEGTPGRDLLETGSAEIDGRIMPVSARVEQYDFSAHADRGGLLAYLGDYRDTPVLVNHGDRCEAFATTLREDGYDATAPELGETVTLQ; encoded by the coding sequence ATGGATGTGCAGTTTCTCGGCGGGGCGGGTGAAATCGGTCGGAGCGCCATCCTCATTGACGAGTCGTTACTGCTAGATTTCGGGATGTTGACCGACTCGCCGCCACAGTTTCCGGTTCGGACGCCGTCGCCGGACGCCGTCGTCGTCTCCCACGGCCACCTCGACCACGTCGGGACCATCCCGGCGCTGGTATCGGGCGACGCGCGACCACCGATTCACTGGACGCCGCCGACGTACGAACTGGCGATGACGCTCGCCCGTGACACGCTCAAGCTCCACGGCGGGACGGTCAACTGTCCGTTCACCGAGACCAACGTCAGGCGGGTGACGCAGGTGTCTGAGACCCACGGCTACCGGGAGACGTTCGAGGCCGCCGGCTACGAGGTCACCTTCTACAACGCCGGCCACATCCCGGGAAGCGCACACGTTCTCGTTGACGACGGCGACACCCGACTGCTGTACACGGGCGATTTCCACACCGACGACCAGCGCCTCGTCTCAGGGACGACGGCCCGTCCGGACGCGGACACGGTCATCTGTGAGAGCACCTATTCCGATGTCGACCACGAACTCCGAGAAACGGTCGAGGGTCGATTCGTCGAAAGCGTCGAAACGACGCTCTGGGAGGGCGGCACCGTCGTCGTCCCCGCCTTCGCCATCGGACGAACACAGGAGATGTTGCTCGTCTGCGAGGCCCACGACATCCCCTGCTACGTCGACGGGATGGGTAAGGAGGTGACCGAGATGCTCGCCCAGTACCCCGAGTTCCTCCGGGACGCCGACGCGTTCCGGCGGGCGAAATCGCACGCACGGTTTGTGACTGGCAAGGACGGCCAGCGCAAACGTATCACCGACCAGAAGGCGGCAATCGTCACCACCAGCGGGATGCTCTCGGGCGGCCCGGCGATGACGTATATCCCGGAGGTCCGTGGAAATCCGATGAACAAGGTCACGATGACCGGGTATCAGGTCGAGGGAACGCCGGGCCGGGACCTGCTAGAGACCGGTAGTGCCGAGATAGACGGGCGGATTATGCCTGTCAGCGCGCGCGTCGAGCAGTACGACTTTTCGGCACACGCCGACCGCGGTGGGCTGTTGGCGTACCTCGGTGACTATCGTGACACGCCGGTGCTCGTGAACCACGGCGACCGCTGCGAGGCGTTTGCAACCACACTCCGCGAAGACGGCTACGACGCGACCGCGCCCGAATTAGGCGAGACCGTCACCCTCCAGTAG
- a CDS encoding short-chain dehydrogenase: MTGWTIEDMPPLTDRTVVVTGANSGLGLEGSKAFARRGATVVMACRSVDRGESAAAEIREAVPNATLDIRKCDLADLSNVESFADGLQDDYDAVDILCNNAGVMAIPRSETADGFETQFGVNHLGHFALTGHLLDLLGAADGESRIVTQSSGAHEMGEIDFDDLQGERSYGKWSAYGQSKLANLLFAYELQRRLGNHGWDDVISVACHPGYADTDLQFRGPREMGSTLRTAAMGLANAVLAQSAEQGALPMLYAATADDVIGGEYVGPGGLLDMRGPPEFQQSNAASRDEATAERLWAVSTDLTGVEYDFERA, encoded by the coding sequence ATGACAGGCTGGACTATCGAAGACATGCCCCCGCTGACGGACCGAACCGTGGTCGTAACCGGCGCGAACAGCGGGCTGGGACTTGAAGGCTCGAAGGCGTTCGCTCGCAGAGGCGCGACGGTTGTGATGGCCTGCCGGAGCGTCGACCGCGGTGAATCGGCCGCAGCGGAGATCCGCGAAGCCGTGCCGAACGCGACGCTCGATATCCGTAAGTGTGACCTCGCGGACCTCTCGAACGTCGAATCCTTCGCCGACGGCCTCCAAGACGACTACGACGCCGTCGACATTCTCTGTAACAACGCCGGCGTCATGGCGATTCCCCGGAGCGAGACGGCCGACGGTTTCGAGACGCAGTTCGGCGTCAACCATCTGGGTCACTTTGCCCTGACCGGGCACCTCCTTGACCTCCTCGGGGCCGCCGACGGCGAGTCCCGAATCGTCACGCAGTCCAGCGGTGCACACGAGATGGGCGAGATTGACTTCGACGACCTGCAGGGCGAGCGCTCCTACGGGAAGTGGTCGGCCTACGGCCAGAGCAAGCTCGCCAACCTCCTCTTTGCCTACGAACTCCAGCGCCGGCTGGGCAACCACGGCTGGGACGACGTGATAAGCGTCGCCTGCCACCCCGGCTACGCCGACACCGACCTCCAGTTCCGCGGACCCCGGGAGATGGGGTCGACGCTGCGAACCGCGGCTATGGGCCTCGCCAACGCTGTGCTCGCCCAGTCCGCCGAGCAGGGCGCGCTCCCGATGCTGTACGCTGCCACCGCCGACGACGTCATCGGCGGCGAGTACGTCGGCCCCGGCGGCCTGCTCGACATGCGCGGCCCGCCCGAGTTCCAGCAGTCCAACGCGGCCTCGCGCGACGAGGCGACCGCCGAACGGCTCTGGGCGGTCTCGACCGACCTCACCGGCGTCGAGTACGACTTCGAGCGCGCGTAA
- a CDS encoding transcriptional regulator produces METRKIQTVGGGTYTVSLPKEWAESENCTAGTTVNLHTHIDGLLVIQTPESQTTARNRLRLEVGNDDPAEIEQLLRAAYAAGVESVVLEVPDGYSDEQHRAIERVTRNLTGVTVAEATESQVTVRTMLDAGEVSVSQSVRQLQFVALSMHRDAMAALTTGTTGDRWADRDEQADRLYAMIDRYFERGLARLDEIDALGLTRPELFTLWGTANELERVADHAERIGTVADRLDGQPDERIITALDSIAQDVHAVVEDAVRVIIGDACVDTARQTLATRRDVRERITSLDRQLFESGDADYRLTRALDSLARTAEHGGNIAEFGLRMAVRDGALSDPATDTDEANASSSTAETES; encoded by the coding sequence ATGGAAACCCGAAAGATACAGACCGTCGGCGGCGGCACGTACACCGTTTCGCTCCCAAAAGAGTGGGCCGAATCGGAGAACTGTACGGCCGGAACGACGGTGAACCTCCACACGCACATCGACGGGCTCCTGGTAATCCAGACCCCTGAGTCACAGACGACGGCGCGGAACCGCCTCAGACTGGAAGTCGGCAACGACGACCCGGCGGAAATAGAGCAGCTGTTGCGGGCGGCCTACGCCGCTGGCGTCGAATCTGTCGTCCTTGAAGTCCCCGATGGCTACAGCGACGAACAACACCGGGCCATCGAACGCGTCACCCGGAACCTGACAGGTGTGACCGTCGCTGAGGCGACCGAGTCACAGGTCACGGTCCGGACGATGCTCGATGCTGGCGAGGTGTCCGTCAGCCAGTCGGTCCGCCAGCTCCAGTTCGTCGCCCTGTCGATGCACCGGGACGCGATGGCCGCGCTCACGACCGGGACGACCGGCGACCGGTGGGCCGACCGCGACGAGCAGGCCGACCGGCTGTACGCCATGATAGACCGCTACTTCGAGCGCGGGCTGGCCCGCCTCGACGAGATAGACGCGCTCGGGCTGACCCGTCCCGAACTGTTCACCCTCTGGGGGACCGCGAACGAACTCGAACGCGTGGCCGATCACGCCGAGCGCATCGGGACCGTCGCCGACCGACTCGACGGCCAACCCGACGAGCGTATCATCACAGCCCTCGACAGCATTGCACAGGATGTCCACGCCGTCGTCGAGGACGCTGTCCGAGTGATCATTGGCGACGCCTGTGTCGACACCGCCCGACAGACACTGGCCACGCGCCGGGACGTTCGAGAGCGGATAACCAGTCTCGACCGACAGCTGTTCGAGTCCGGTGACGCCGACTACCGGCTCACGCGCGCCCTCGACAGCCTCGCTAGAACGGCGGAACACGGCGGTAATATCGCCGAGTTCGGGCTCCGGATGGCTGTTCGCGACGGCGCGCTCTCGGACCCGGCAACTGACACCGACGAGGCAAACGCGTCGAGTTCGACAGCTGAAACAGAGTCCTGA
- a CDS encoding phosphate ABC transporter permease subunit PstC — translation MTEDIPTTESESVSGGGRIDGAALAVGAIATTLAATILVFLFRPAIALPMLLAFVFVTAVGWVTYQAEVARLLTLVATILTVLTVAFITFFLFASALPAFLEHGLGLLLIPEQGGSARWFFWLDAVLPSDSTYWNPLSGAYSLIPMIWATVVVTLIAGAVAGPLGLFGALFIAEVASDRLRELIKPGVEILAGIPSIVYGFIGFQVLNGFIQTNFLDDGASFLIAGVVVGVMALPTVVSVGEDALSSVPQSMGDGSVAMGATEWQTMKSISIPAAFSGISAAVILGLGRAIGETMAVAAIMASGTQFADPLFDIFDANATLTSLIATQYGSASESTVDVLFVAGVMLFVIVAGMSIVSQYIERRMQRKLKGQQ, via the coding sequence ATGACAGAAGACATACCAACGACGGAGAGTGAGTCGGTGTCGGGCGGGGGCAGAATCGACGGCGCAGCGCTTGCGGTCGGCGCGATAGCGACGACGCTGGCGGCGACGATTCTCGTGTTCCTGTTTCGGCCGGCGATAGCGCTGCCGATGCTACTCGCGTTCGTGTTCGTCACGGCGGTCGGGTGGGTCACCTATCAGGCCGAGGTTGCACGCCTGCTCACGCTGGTCGCGACGATTTTGACGGTGCTGACCGTCGCGTTTATTACGTTCTTCCTGTTCGCGAGCGCATTACCAGCGTTTCTCGAACACGGGCTTGGACTGCTACTGATTCCAGAACAGGGCGGGTCGGCTCGCTGGTTCTTCTGGCTCGACGCCGTCCTGCCGTCGGATTCGACGTACTGGAACCCACTCAGCGGGGCGTACTCGCTGATCCCGATGATCTGGGCGACGGTAGTCGTCACTCTCATCGCGGGCGCAGTCGCCGGCCCGCTGGGTCTGTTCGGCGCGCTATTTATCGCCGAGGTCGCCAGCGACCGCCTGCGGGAACTCATCAAGCCCGGCGTGGAGATTCTGGCTGGCATCCCCTCCATCGTCTACGGATTCATCGGTTTCCAGGTACTCAACGGCTTCATCCAGACGAACTTCCTCGACGACGGGGCAAGCTTCCTCATCGCCGGGGTTGTCGTTGGCGTGATGGCGCTGCCGACGGTCGTCTCCGTCGGCGAGGACGCCCTCTCCAGCGTCCCGCAGTCGATGGGTGACGGCTCCGTCGCGATGGGCGCGACCGAGTGGCAGACGATGAAGAGCATCTCCATCCCGGCGGCCTTCTCGGGCATCTCCGCAGCCGTCATCCTCGGGCTGGGCCGGGCTATCGGCGAGACGATGGCCGTCGCCGCCATCATGGCCTCGGGGACACAGTTCGCCGACCCGCTGTTCGATATCTTCGACGCCAACGCGACGCTGACGAGCCTGATTGCGACCCAGTACGGCAGCGCCTCGGAGAGCACCGTCGACGTGCTGTTCGTCGCCGGTGTCATGCTGTTCGTCATCGTCGCCGGCATGAGCATCGTCTCGCAGTACATCGAGCGACGTATGCAACGGAAACTGAAGGGGCAACAATGA
- a CDS encoding phosphate ABC transporter ATP-binding protein: MSDSINTEPSTDTQTNSGQTVDTTSPSAETTAGESDERIREAWRQYDFDGKSKLSVENLDVWYGDDHALKDVSMEIPENSVTALIGPSGCGKSTYLRCLNRMNDRIKAARIDGSVELEGTEIYDPNANLVELRKRIGMVFQSPNPFPKSIRENISYGPRKHGDINKGLLARLFGRDDTEAEAELVERSLKQAALWDEVSDRLDDNALGLSGGQQQRLCIARCLAVDPEVILMDEPASALDPIATSKIEDLVEELSKDYTVVIVTHNMQQAARISDQTAVFLTGGELVEYDDTDKIFENPESQRVEDYITGKFG; encoded by the coding sequence ATGAGTGATAGCATCAACACGGAGCCGAGCACGGACACGCAAACGAACAGCGGACAGACAGTCGACACCACCTCGCCAAGCGCCGAGACGACGGCCGGCGAGAGCGACGAGCGGATCCGCGAGGCGTGGCGGCAGTACGACTTCGACGGCAAATCGAAGCTCTCGGTCGAGAACCTCGACGTGTGGTACGGTGATGACCACGCGCTGAAGGATGTCTCGATGGAGATCCCCGAGAACAGCGTCACGGCGCTTATCGGGCCATCCGGCTGTGGCAAGTCGACGTACCTTCGCTGTCTCAACCGCATGAACGACCGCATCAAGGCCGCCCGCATCGACGGCTCGGTCGAACTCGAAGGGACCGAGATCTACGACCCCAACGCCAACCTCGTCGAACTGCGCAAGCGTATCGGGATGGTCTTTCAGTCGCCCAACCCCTTCCCGAAGTCCATTCGGGAGAACATCTCGTATGGCCCGCGCAAGCACGGCGACATCAACAAGGGCCTGCTCGCGCGCCTGTTCGGTCGCGACGACACCGAGGCAGAGGCTGAACTCGTCGAGCGCTCGCTGAAGCAGGCCGCGCTGTGGGACGAGGTTAGCGACCGACTGGACGACAACGCGCTCGGCCTCTCGGGCGGGCAACAACAGCGCCTCTGTATCGCGCGCTGTCTGGCCGTTGACCCCGAGGTCATCCTGATGGACGAGCCGGCCTCGGCGCTGGACCCCATCGCCACCTCGAAAATCGAGGACCTCGTCGAGGAGCTGTCGAAGGACTACACGGTCGTCATCGTCACCCACAACATGCAGCAGGCGGCCCGCATTTCCGACCAGACGGCCGTGTTCCTCACCGGCGGCGAACTCGTCGAGTACGACGACACCGACAAGATATTCGAGAACCCCGAGAGCCAGCGCGTCGAGGACTACATCACCGGCAAGTTCGGGTGA
- a CDS encoding ribbon-helix-helix protein, CopG family → MDEAFLDLESIEVELDEELLDAIDDKAFADHRDNRDAAIRDLLDEWLKQRATEDANERD, encoded by the coding sequence ATGGACGAAGCGTTTCTGGACCTCGAATCGATCGAGGTCGAACTGGACGAGGAGTTGCTCGATGCGATTGACGACAAGGCGTTCGCCGACCACCGCGACAACCGGGACGCCGCGATTCGCGACCTGCTCGATGAGTGGCTGAAACAGCGCGCCACCGAAGACGCGAACGAGCGTGACTGA